tttgcatttttttctttcgtccgCAAATTTGCTTGAATTGAGAATTTCAAGCATTTCTTCATCTAGTCTGCTTATCGTCGTACCAGGAGTTTGAATTGTTCTATCGTTCGATGTCCGTGTTAATTGCGTAATTTTTTCTTCGGGTATCAAGACCATTTTTTTTGcgtgtttcattatttttagttttcacCTATAAGGCGTGATAACACGGTGCCTAATATAGGTGCTAATAATAAAGGTAAGAAACCACCTCGCTGTACGATTAGCCGTTTCTTATTCTTCCAAGAAGCGTTTTTATCAACTAATCGTCGCAATATGCTCGCATGACGCTTCAAACGACGTTTATATGAGTGTTTAAGAGCCACATTACCGCGTAATATGTTTAAAGCACACTCACATATACACCTAATAAGTTTTGGGTCGGCCTTTTTCAAGATAGCAACACGCTGTTTATTACTGAGGTGACATAAGGCCCGTAGTATCGCGGTGTGTTTTTGACCAAATAAGATATGCGCGGGCGGtgccattataaattttactaaatagccgatcttttattgttacatttacaACAATCTTTAATTAGCGGCGTTGGGCCATCAATATGCAGTTGCTGAGTCActtgattataatgttttaaacaacgGCGATAACTACACACTTCTGgatctttctttatatactcAGGAAGCTTATCCCACAGATAATCTATGTGATTACCGAATTTccgtagtaaaataatttttggtataaattgtaattgttcaaCTGTTAACTCATCGATGGTATCGTCATTGTCTACCaagatgaaaaacattttgactACTGACAAAATTTGAATTCATATCGTATTTAAGCACATTAAAAAACACATCTATATATCAGATAACTTTTGTAAAAGTATTAGATACGTATTATTGGTATTTCCTGTGCGGTACTCCTgtcttttagttttttacgtGGTATATAAACATGTTGGTACTTATCATCAGGAAATATATGGGTGCGAAAACGACAACTCTCCGGTGTGGATTGCtttaaatcaagtaataaataaccGTGTGCTGGTGTAGTTGCATCGTTATATACCTCCCGTAAGAACCATGTATTTTCAGGGTAAACTTGGCGCGCTAAATGCTGTATTTGGGCCCGATCTCTTGGGTTTTTAAACACAactatataattagcatttaatgaaatatcgcGCATACCACGTCcttggtgaaataaattttgtgtaataaaaatgacactAAGGTTTTTATGATGACTCCCTTTCGTGAATAAATCTATAACACTGTTATCGGATGCTTCGCGCATGAGATCATCAATAACAATAAGCTTTGGCCGTGGATCATCAGCGTAGTCATCATTTCGCGGTAGACCTTCACGAAATTCGACATTATCACCATATTCGGTGTAACCTGATTGCCATTctgaatagtaaaataatacgcGGTCAAACTTGGTATCactcataaaattcatattccgaaaaaatcttttcacaAAAAAGGTTTTACCACAGCCTGTGGGACCGCAGATCATAGAGGTCCAAGGGTGTTTCCACCGTgtatccatttttacgaataacgCTCGGTGGCTgatgtttttacttaaaaacttttatattgtaatacaggtaaatattagaaaaatcgataaacttctgataatacatagatattttattcacaagctcaaaaatacaattatataacaaataattataaattacaatgacCGTATGGTAACGACCCATAAGGTCCGTACCGTCTTCGTTTATCAAATGTCTGCTTACATGTTTTACTCTCTGTACTCGTTATTACGTTATGAAGCTCCGTACGTCTGATAGAGTCAAAATGAAGTGTTATCGACGTATCTCCTTTATCTGTAACGAGTGATCTGACGGAATAatagttgattaatttattgtttgcaaaattaagagTTATACCTTTAGCTTTGCAAATTTCTACGGTACTACCATCGGGTTTACGTACAAGAAATGCGTAAAATTTCGGACCAGCcgaaacaaaagatttaatgtAACTACCCTCACCGTAGCACGCTAATTCATTCGTCAAGTCACCCAACAATTTACCTATTGGTGGTTCATAAGCGTTCTGAGAATTATTGCTTACGTATATACATGAATCGGTATCGCAATATAAAGCCCTATCTCCGAGGTGCTCgagatattcatataattttaaacgcgCTTGAGTTGTCGTGTATGCAGCTATCACAACATTTGTTAGAGCGGATGGTGTTAAATTTTCATCTGTATATACATAACCAACATATAAAACATCGTCATTAACAGGTAATATACTTGTAACATCAACTTCGTTACTAAAAAGCAGTTGTATTAATCTTTTACGCGTTGTTACAATTTCAACTTTAGGTAGATTCTCACGTTGACCAAATTTTCCCCAAAAAGAATTCAAACATAGTTTTGAAACAGCTCGGAGACCAGgattgatacatattttttcaggaTCTAATTTAATACCCTCGGCTCGCTCATATTCCTCTATGTATCGTTTTTTTGACTCTTCATCGCTGCAATCGGAAGGCCAACCGCTAGCttcttacttaatttttaaaaaagtattaatatattctGTGAAGTGACCACCCTCCTTAGATTGGGGATTATATTGCGTTACCTCGTATTgccaaatttcataaatatttacaagctTATAACCAACACTTACAGCTTTGCGTATTTCTTGTACTACCCACGTACCGGTGAATTCGCGATCGGCAACGTTCTCGTATGTACACGCTGTTTGACACATATTTTCGCAACATGTACGACATAaagcaaacattaatttaccATGCATACGCACCGGTAATACAGGATGATAAAGCGTACGCGGCGGTAATATTGAACAATAAACGAGTCCttctattttatcaatttcgaCACCTGTAGGACCCGTTAATTCGTGACACTCTTCACCGACATATATTTTCGGATGTCCTACAGGAAATATAcctgttttacaaatatatggGTAAAGAGAACATACATCGACATAATGTATCTTCTCATTATCCTTTACATCGTAAAGAGACACCATGTTCTCTGTACGACCACCATAAAAAGCATCGCGGGGATTTAACGCAGGCTGAGATATAGctggataattttttaaaaatatacgcaTATCTTCTCtagattttaaaatacgttCATAATCGCACTCCCACATTTCTGTTAAAACATATCCAGCAGCTATAATTTTTGCTGTAATAAACTGAGTACGTTCTAAACGGGCATCCATTGTATCATTACCGATTCCTTGGTTTCTATTTACAGTGTAGCACCGGGTACAGCCATGCCAATAACAACCGTGGAATTGCAAAACATGTTTAATCGTCACGCCGTTATTGATTTCTTCATAATAACCGTCAACTAAAACACCTTCGGGTAATCGTGTCTCACGACCATGTCCAGCGTGAGCTATAACACGACCCAATTCGTGCTCTGTCCAAATCAACCAAGAAACAGCTTTACGCGATTGATTTTGACCCCAACGATAACCGCCCGTTGGTataataccaattttatttttttgaagaaaatttttacgaTAAACACGTGAACAGGCTGATGCTATTGTGGTACTTTCCTCGAAAGGGCAAACCATAccacatttaataaacattttacgaaAAGCTAAGCAGGCTTTACGTAATATCGTCacatcatttttacaataatgtacgatttcttttttaaaatcaaatatataatttaattgttttgcttTAGTAAACCAAGATAAAAACCGTTCGCGctcattattttgcatataacaacttgaataatatttcaaatctgGTAACGgtcctatataattttgattttcaggtgtattaaataaatgtggGAATATACCTTTTGTAGTACAACCGTTAAGTTCAAAAGCTTTTGGTAAAGCACTTAATGGCATATGAAGATAATTTAAACTATCGAGAAATGTCGTGTGCCCTATCGTCATTACAACAATATTTGTACCATTTAGTATTATTGACGGCATCTCATTTACACCACCTCTCGTAGCAAAATGTCTCAAAATAAATTGAGCATCAAAAGCTTTCGCATTATGGGCGATACAAATTGTACGACTAAACGAGCGTAGTGGCTTTGTAGCTAAATCAACAAGTTGCTTTACAGGGTCTTGATCAAATACATATTCACGTATACCGCAATATTgacataattttgtcatatcatcatcattatcttcTAAACAATAAGTACATGTTTGTGTCACAACACATAAATTTGGTACATGTACACGTTTTTAATCATCCCCTCTAATGCGTGTGTTTTGTTGTgtttcaaaatcataaaataaaaacaatatttttggtcGTTTATCGGTAGTTTGTTTTATAGGCTGTATATAGCATAAATGGTTAATATGACAAAAATCTTTACATGTTTTGCAATATACCGCATTACAATCATGTTCCctttttttatctattgtaaTAAATCTTGAGCACGtgtcacatatttttaatgtatcgcaaacactttttttatttttttttttcttatttgtgtcGTCGTATgggttttttaaatgttgttgAAAACAATCGTTGTTATAAAAAGAGCGTTTACaagaattacatttaatacGGGGATTTGCGGTTATTATACACGGTGGTTGGCCCATACAACGATTACATTTGCGCGAACATTTATGATCGCTTATTCTAGTATACGCTACATTGCAAAACACGCAAAAACCCCTACTTCCTACAGCGGCACGTAAATTTAGAATCGGCTCAAAATGGTGTAATCTTCGATAATATAGAACACGCAGAGTATGTACGACGCTGGTGAATGAATTTATTACATAAGCCGTCCCATCATATAAAGGCTCTCCACCATGCCCTAGCGTTTCAACCTCGTATACAACTATAGCTACACCCGCgtttgctaaatatttttgaaaatactctAACTCCGATATAGAGCAACCATTAGGCGGTATATCTATTTTAGCATTTCTTACAAGCTCGAGCgccttttctttttgtagttTACCCCTAGCCAAACGTATAGCCATCCAATAACGATGTAACTCACCCGAACGAATTTCACCGCGTTCTGCATATGCCAAAGCTGTTACTAATGAACGTGGGAGGCATAAATTATCGGTGTTTGTTATCGTTAATATCGACCGTTTTGCCACATTATCATGGGTTAATTTTCTTCGCGAACATCCGTTTACTCCACGTATTACACAACATGTTATCGTACAACTAtcgttaatacaaaaatttgtattgctTTGTGCGGCTCGGCTCACTAGTGCCCATAAGTCTATATATTGAAAATCGCGTACATAACGGAAAGATAACCACACTGGACCAAGTGAAAAAGTATCGGCTGTAAATGTTACACCTATGTAATCGTCAGGATCACTCGAATTTGTAAGATATGCGTGTATTTCTATAAGTACTTTATCCAGCCACATTAATGGATCGGTAGCCTCTGGAGCCGGACAAATAACGAGCGTTATTTCGCGACCGTACGCATCAAACCGTTGGAAATAGCGTTGGTTCTCGTtcgatatattaaatgttattgggTCTCCGACTTCATTTTGAGCATGTTGTAACGCGTCTCTTTCTTCAATAGGATCCACATCTACAACGCCTTCTCTCCTAATCTCGTGCGACTCTTCTTTTTCCCCCACTTCTACAGCAGTAGAGCGACCACACCCCACTTGCATTGATGATATACCTGTAGTAATACATTAATGatcactattttaatttttctacaagtttttttttaatgtgtttattactAACTTAATCTTCAAAGTGTTTAAACGAGTTTACGACCTCCGTCGTATGACTCACAGGTACAGACCCTGCATCATATAaatgatcttatttatttatttatttatttatttaacaataaaacataaatatcttACCGTTATTAGTATCGGTGACCTCGTCTGTTATTGTCGTAGACTCCACTAAAGAGGTGCCTTGTATATCATCATCGTTCTGCACCATTTCCAACGATTTGTCTGTTATTATCACGGGTCTAACCATAGAGATACTCTGTATAGCATCAACGCCCCGTTCCATTTCCAACGATAGTTCCTGAGAAAACCGCGGAAACTCTGACCATATCCACCCAATATCATTCATTAGAAGCTTGTTAGatataactaattttatatactcagcaataaaaattgaaacttcataccattattattatcagcGCAAACGGCGTTATTAATTAAGCCGACATCTTGTACAGCGTCAAATGGTTTTTCATTAACGTAACCACTCTGTATCGTTTCTAACGCCGTTGATTGAGGAAGTTTTAGAAATTCCTGCCACAGCCATCCTCCACCCtccattaaaaattcattagagTTGTCACGATCATTATTTATATCGTGTTTGTTTTCCTCATTAATCGTACCAGTATTATCCGTAATATCTGCAGTGTTAGCAGTGTTATCAGTGATGCTATTTTCACCGATTAATTCGTTATTGTTAGGGCTCGTGGTTGGAATACAGTTTTCAAATTGCTCGATACACTCAATTAGAAATGTATCGTCCTCGTCATTCGCTAGCATCTCTTGTATgtctaataaaatgtaatatctatTATGTCGATTACTCtcttccctcctctctcttgaTACGTTAAGATGAGCGAATTGCAGCCAACTTCTGCAAATTTGTTATACTTACTACGTCGTTCATCATATCtggatacaatatttttaacgtaaGCCGTATTGTGTAAGCCACGTCGCACAATctcgttataaataatatgtaggaTGTCACGATCACCAGAGAACAATCCgcgattaaaacattttataatattacgtaaagtggtgtgatttattaaaaatttaaatttttttaataaagtttgttGTGAATCACTCCGTAAATGTGTACACCAAGCTCTATTACAAACACGGCGTAAATACGAAGAGCGCGGTATTAAAACACtctgtactttaattattatttcgcgGAGATTCATTTTACCGCAGAACTTTATTCGCTCAAAGTTCTCGATAtactaaatgttacaaaatgctCTCTAACGAGTTATAAGATTTCTGCAGCATCAGCTGATTCTCAGGATTTCTACTCGCTAGTTTTTTTGATGACAAGACATCGCAGACATCTCCGGAACGGGctgtataaagttttatatctgaatacattttttgtaacacggaaacaataatagtaataaaatagattcttCCTTCTCAGGCTATTCATTCACCTCCACCGACACATCTATCGGTGCCCTCTTCCCTACAGCTCAGCCTCAGCCGCAGTCTCAGCATCCTGAGCGAGGGTAGAGTGAATGGTGTCAATTATATCTGATGCAGcgttttttaataactaactaGATAAATAGCtagatagataataaaataaattagattaaggatagaatttatcatttaataatataatacaggatataaggaaaagatattatattattaacggttttaaatcaattctaatattaacgtttttattatcgtttatttgttatttgtctatctattaaataaaaacgctgCTTTGCTTCACACATGATGTACAAGCCCAAACGATGACGTAATAATATATGGGATACTCGTTTTTTATCGCGAGACGTGTAGCAGGCGGTTTCATATTACCTAACGCGTGCATGTGTTTGCCTTTATGTGTTAACTTTGGGGAGTCCGGATTTGCGGCACTATGGTATATTAAGATTTATAGATAATCCTTCTGCCCCACTATTGCACCGATCTTCAGTGTATAAGATCGACAGCACAGCGTTCATTAGATGTTTGTTAATTAAGCTAATAAGTACCTTGCGATATATTGTACAGTGACTAACTACATGGCAAAACGAAAAACGGATAGCAGCTGTACCAATTCCGAATCATGTAAAACAAGTAATTCGTGCAAATTTGTAGAGAAACAACTTCTTCTacctacaatatataaattaaatctttcttttgGTAAGAAAGTAATTATCGGATTTGAAGAGGATGAACAAAGTGGCGATTTATATCCAGCGGCTCGTTTAAtcggaaaagattttattggcgTGTCATTTAAAACAAATGCCTGGTATAATTTCCAGAAAGATTTTAAAACTATATCCGAATATTTTGATACGACTGATGACGTGGCTGAGAAAATGCGTGatcagcaatttataaaaaaagatttcttactACTATTCACAATTTCATATGGTCAACGATCTATAATTATTGAGGGTTTGCAAAACTACTGCAGGGAAGAGCTTGGTATACAAAATCGTCAAGACGCtgcaaaaaagagaagaaaatttaaccCCTGGGCAATAATAAtccaaaaaaacatttttgataatcttaaagaaATATGTGTATGCATTAATGAACGCTTGAAAAAACTTGAAGCAATCACTGAATGCgtcaattattgtaaagatattttaatcaagcGGATAAATATAGAAgtgtcaaaaaatgattttaaaatggatttacATTCCGTAacgcattttattaaaactgtacgtagtattcttgaaaaacagatttgtaacgaagtaaatataaaatatccgaTATTTGCCGAGCAAGAATTCCACATTATTTTTCTCGAGCTAACAACGATATACAGAACTTACACCGCCCAAAAAGTTATCAAGTAAGTATATAACTTGGtacattatataactttttggGTATATTtgctacttaataataataattattgttatttacagtGCTGCGATCAATACATCGGTTTTAGAGTAAATAAACCTGGTTACGCCGCTGTGTTCATGTGTATAATACCTGGATACCGAGCATGCTTTCCAActggttaaaaaaaattaatttataaaaattactttgattattaaacaaactacataaattactgtattttttaagaatatataataaatatatatgtttaataaatgtttaataattgtgtatttttaaaaacaacctCTCATAAATTAGCTTAAAAACAGTTATAAgtcttaagaaattaaaaaatcaaaattggtcgatagagtagtagtagtagtagtagtaagtaTTCCCTCTGTATaatcgtaaatttattaaagctcTAGCATTAATAAGATCAAAATAAGATAACAACACCGATCACGCTGTTGTGGGCAGCTATCTGCGGTGGTAGTGGTGATGGTGGGGAGAGATCGACGAGTAGTATCACTATGGGGAGACGACTGTGATGCTGTGCGCCGTGATAAGAAAGTGGGGCTACGGCGCCAGTGACGTCACAGTCGTCTACCCATAGTGGTACTAGCCTACTAATGTAGTTATTCAGcattaatttaaatcaaataaaatttaaatggagATTTTATTAAGGTCCATATAAAGttcatatttaacttttttccgcgggatcgagtaaaattttccttttgAGGACGTTTTGGAACGTTACCTTAAAGATTTATCCAGATAAACTTGCATTGGTGCAAATGGATTAGTCTATTTCCTTATGCAGATGTATATGGACCAATCCATTTCTTTATATGCCTGTGCACATATGCAAGTTTGTCTGGATTGACCTTAAGTGGGAAGCATACACTCttgcataaataatttctattgcCACAATGGGGGGAATTACAAAACTCTGATTGGTTCATTGCCTTATGCGTTGTGCATTATGCCTTTATGCAAGAGTGTGCTTTCCACTTTAAAATCAACGTGTACAAAATGCATGTTTTCTCACTGATTCATtcaatattgtttcaaataattttatttatattacagacAATAACATTAtgtttgcatatatatatataccacaGACCCA
This genomic window from Solenopsis invicta isolate M01_SB chromosome 13, UNIL_Sinv_3.0, whole genome shotgun sequence contains:
- the LOC120359371 gene encoding uncharacterized protein LOC120359371; the protein is MLANDEDDTFLIECIEQFENCIPTTSPNNNELIGENSITDNTANTADITDNTGTINEENKHDINNDRDNSNEFLMEGGGWLWQEFLKLPQSTALETIQSGYVNEKPFDAVQDVGLINNAVCADNNNEFPRFSQELSLEMERGVDAIQSISMVRPVIITDKSLEMVQNDDDIQGTSLVESTTITDEVTDTNNGKIFMFYC